The Bacteroidota bacterium genome contains a region encoding:
- a CDS encoding PorT family protein has protein sequence MNIKASIKAKTILIILFLSSFLSIAQEFDGGVFAGLVSSQVDGDQYGGYNKAGFQVGAFVNRKLTEKWGAQLELKYIGKGSRESDKKTGIIYYRSKLNYVEMPLLMNYSVDKFTFEGGIAGGVLINSGEEDESGELSIEYTKEFNKIEISGVAGFNYHPWDKIYLNFRFSYSLLPIRQNLSDNIPTIYYHQKYSFNNLMSFAIYYQFQN, from the coding sequence ATGAACATAAAAGCTTCAATCAAAGCAAAAACTATATTAATAATTCTATTTTTGTCATCGTTTTTATCCATAGCACAAGAATTCGATGGTGGAGTTTTTGCCGGATTAGTATCGAGCCAGGTAGATGGCGACCAATATGGTGGGTACAATAAAGCAGGTTTTCAGGTAGGAGCTTTTGTAAACCGAAAACTTACGGAAAAGTGGGGAGCTCAATTAGAATTAAAATATATCGGGAAAGGGAGCCGCGAGTCTGATAAAAAAACCGGAATTATATACTACCGATCGAAATTGAATTATGTAGAAATGCCTTTGTTGATGAACTATTCAGTAGATAAATTTACCTTTGAAGGAGGTATAGCTGGCGGAGTACTTATAAACTCTGGTGAAGAAGACGAAAGTGGCGAACTTTCAATAGAATACACAAAGGAATTTAATAAAATCGAAATAAGTGGAGTAGCAGGTTTTAACTATCATCCCTGGGATAAAATATATTTAAACTTCAGATTCTCATATTCTTTACTTCCAATACGTCAGAATTTGAGCGATAACATTCCAACAATCTATTATCACCAAAAATATTCGTTCAATAATTTGATGAGCTTTGCAATTTATTATCAATTTCAGAATTAA
- a CDS encoding SufE family protein, translated as MTINEIQNEIIDEFSVFDEWLDKYNYLIDLSKELQQINPDFKTNENVIDGCQSKVWLHAELRDGILIFSADSDAIITKGIIALLVKVLSNQKPKDIIANKLYFIDKIGLQENLSPTRSNGLLAMVKQMKLYAIAYDAKMNQS; from the coding sequence ATGACTATAAATGAAATACAAAATGAAATAATTGATGAGTTTTCGGTATTTGATGAATGGTTAGATAAATATAATTATTTGATCGATCTAAGCAAAGAACTGCAGCAAATAAACCCGGATTTCAAAACCAATGAAAATGTAATAGACGGTTGCCAATCGAAAGTATGGCTGCATGCTGAATTACGGGATGGAATATTAATTTTTTCTGCTGATTCCGATGCTATAATCACAAAAGGAATAATTGCATTGTTAGTAAAAGTTTTATCTAATCAAAAACCTAAAGACATAATAGCCAACAAATTATATTTTATCGACAAAATTGGTTTGCAAGAAAACCTCTCTCCTACTCGATCAAATGGACTATTAGCTATGGTGAAACAAATGAAACTATACGCCATTGCCTACGATGCCAAAATGAACCAAAGTTAA
- a CDS encoding DUF59 domain-containing protein, giving the protein MNIDFLKTENEIVRVLKDIYDPEIPVNIYDLGLIYKIDVADSHNVTITMTLTAPNCPVADELVNEVKQQLNKIEGISKLDLILTFDPPWDKEMMSENAKFELGYL; this is encoded by the coding sequence ATGAACATAGACTTTCTAAAAACAGAAAATGAAATTGTAAGAGTGTTGAAAGATATTTACGATCCCGAAATTCCTGTTAATATCTACGATTTAGGTTTAATTTACAAAATAGATGTTGCCGACAGCCACAATGTAACTATCACAATGACTTTGACAGCACCAAATTGCCCCGTAGCAGACGAGCTTGTGAATGAAGTGAAACAACAACTTAATAAAATTGAAGGAATTTCTAAATTAGATTTGATTTTAACTTTCGATCCGCCATGGGATAAAGAAATGATGTCGGAAAATGCAAAATTTGAACTTGGGTATTTGTAA
- the queG gene encoding tRNA epoxyqueuosine(34) reductase QueG produces the protein MNYSKFIKSEAIKLGFLAVGFSKARFLEEEKAHFSEWIADGKHGDMKYMENHFDKRLNPNLLVDGAKSVISLLTNYYPEKFQEQKNNPKISKYAYGTDYHFVIKEKLKTLLSIIKEKNPNAEGRIFVDSAPVLEKKWAELANLGWIGKNSILITKKHGSFVFISEIIINLELEYDSKHKNYCGNCNLCIEACPTQAIDKNGSIDSRKCISYLSIENKNEIPAEFEGKFQNWVFGCDICQDVCPWNRFSQPHNEPEFEAIPSILNFTKADWQNLDRNDFNRIFKKSAIKRSKFQGFMRNLEFID, from the coding sequence ATGAATTATTCAAAATTCATTAAATCCGAAGCCATAAAATTAGGTTTTCTTGCAGTTGGCTTTTCAAAAGCTCGTTTTCTTGAAGAAGAAAAAGCACACTTTTCGGAATGGATAGCTGATGGAAAGCACGGCGATATGAAATATATGGAAAACCATTTCGACAAGAGGTTGAATCCAAATTTGCTTGTTGATGGTGCAAAATCTGTAATTTCGCTATTGACAAATTATTATCCGGAAAAATTTCAAGAACAAAAAAATAATCCGAAAATATCGAAATATGCTTATGGCACAGATTATCATTTTGTCATAAAAGAAAAGCTAAAAACACTTCTTTCAATTATTAAAGAAAAAAATCCGAATGCAGAAGGAAGGATTTTTGTTGATTCGGCACCGGTTCTTGAAAAAAAATGGGCTGAGCTTGCAAACTTAGGCTGGATTGGGAAAAACTCAATTTTAATAACTAAGAAACATGGCTCTTTTGTTTTTATTTCAGAGATAATTATAAACCTCGAACTTGAGTATGATTCGAAACACAAAAATTATTGTGGGAACTGCAATTTATGTATAGAAGCCTGTCCTACACAGGCAATCGACAAAAATGGCAGTATTGATAGTCGAAAATGTATCTCGTACTTAAGCATAGAAAACAAAAACGAAATCCCGGCGGAATTTGAAGGTAAGTTTCAAAACTGGGTTTTTGGTTGCGATATTTGTCAGGATGTTTGCCCTTGGAACCGATTTTCACAACCACACAATGAGCCCGAATTTGAAGCTATCCCTTCAATTTTAAATTTCACAAAGGCTGACTGGCAAAATTTAGACAGAAATGATTTTAATAGGATTTTTAAAAAATCTGCTATAAAAAGAAGTAAATTTCAGGGATTTATGAGGAATTTGGAGTTTATTGATTGA
- a CDS encoding type II toxin-antitoxin system RelE/ParE family toxin, whose translation MKYTIFIERYAQKQIMKLDKKAIPQIKSAIASLMENPRLYGYIKLKGEEAYRIRVKNYRIIYEINDETVVVTVISVGHRKEIY comes from the coding sequence ATGAAATATACTATTTTTATTGAGCGATATGCTCAAAAGCAAATAATGAAGCTTGATAAAAAAGCCATTCCACAAATAAAATCTGCTATTGCATCACTTATGGAAAATCCTCGACTATATGGATATATAAAACTAAAAGGTGAAGAAGCATATCGTATTCGTGTCAAAAATTATCGGATAATTTACGAAATAAACGATGAAACAGTTGTTGTTACTGTTATTTCTGTTGGGCACAGAAAAGAAATTTATTAA